gttcatccttgagtccaagtaAATGTTTGAACCACATCTGAAGGAATTTCCtcaaagtgttcctgagataCGGCGTCGAACAGAAACATATAATGCCTTCAtcaaaactttttctttttgttctgtttaaaaGTCTGGAAAAAGTAGAATTTTCAGCTTTATAAAAGTTAATATATAAGTTTTATAATAAGTCAATTATCATGCTATCATTGAGAATAAAGTCCAGGCTTCCATCCTCTCTTTTCTGTACACAGATTTTCAACAAATcactggagctgtgtgaagttcCCTAAAGCTTCAAATGCACCAttgtgctaaaaaaaatcttccatcTCAGGATTTAATGAATACAGACCCGCTGCCTTGACCTGTGCTTTAGAAATCCTTTGAGAGACTGGTGCTGGCTCAGCTGAAAGACATCACAAGCCCCCTGCTGGACCCTCTCAACATGGGCCTGAGCTGCATCCTGCAGCACCTTGACTACCCAGGCACATACCAGCCTCCACCGGTCAGTGGATAACAAACCAGCGCCTGGCCCATCAGCACTGGAGCCCCCAGGGATGTGTACTGTCCCCACTGCTCTTCCACCTATACACCAATGACCACACCTCAGGAGACCCAAAATTCCAGAAGTTGGCAGACAACAATCATCAGCCTGAACCGAGACGGTGACGAGTCTACATACAGATGGGAGGTGGAACAGCTGGTCCTCTGGTGCAGTCAGAACAACCTGggtatgttgtattttacttgattttatgcattctatgtaatctatttttacatatattttattgttttatgcttttatgctgtgatttgatgctttatcattaattttatttactccatttatttttttaacctaggttttaataatttattgtgtggttttatggattgtctttttcattttcattcctattatcattatcatcacatCATCGTCtaattatacatttattttttatctgtttttatttccattctgtcttttttatgtaaagcactgAGGTGAATGTgatttctctcttcctgtatgaaaggtgcaatACAAAAAgactgcattattattatttatcacccattaatgcagttttaacATATACATTTATCACGTCCAGTCACTGTCGACATAAATGTCTGCACACTGTAAATTTAAATTGTCACATCATTCTTAGTATATATtgtttactgaatattttttctaactcattgttcagtttttgtttttcactgttgtcttttgtgtcttttttctttttccaatcAAGTGCATTGAGTCTaatgtttaaaccggagtcagTTTACTACTTACAGTTTACAGTagccccccctcccttcccgCCTTTCCCCCTTTTCCGTTTCCGCTGGAAGCCACTTCCTGTTAGCCGTTAGCCGTTTAGCTCCGTAGCCGGACGAGGGACGGAGCAGCCGGGGAAACGGAGGACTAAACGCAGAGAAGTGGACGAAATGAACGACGGAGGACCGCAGTGACCGGACAGCGAGTCTGCCGTCGAAAAAATCTGTTTCACGGTGCGTTAATACGACTGAAAACGGCGAAAACACGAAAAGAAAAAGTCGAAAAACACCGAACCCCCTCCCGTCTCTCCCACTCGTCCTGCGTCTGCTGTCCTTATCTTTTCTTCATTTACggggaaaaaggcagaaatatGTTCAGAAACAAGATTTGTTTGTTCCTGCCCGTGTCGTTGGtactttgttttcatgctggtTTTAACCAAGGTGTCGTCGTTAGCCCGGTACCTTCGGGTTTCCATTAGTGTTAATGAGACAGAGGGGCTAGCTTTGGCCCCGCTTCAGCTCAGTTCTGATGGGATAAAAACTGATCTGTGAACAGCCAGTCCAGACGGTGGGAAGACGACCGAAACGTGTCTGTAAAGGCTTCAAAGTGGTTTGGAAAGAAGGTTTTGACAGCGACTGACGGGGTTTGGGGGTCTTTGACAGTTTGTAGTTTTCCAGACACTGTTTCACTTCAGGGATTTAAGGTGCGTAAAGAAACCTGTTTTAATGGTCTCAGTGGTCTGATCAGAAACCTGTTTTAATGATGTCAGTGGTCTGATCAGAAACCTGTTTTAATGATGTCAGTGGTCTGATCAGAAACCTGTTTTAATGGTCTCAGTGGTCTGATCAGAAACCTGTTTTAATGGTCTCAGTGGTCTGATCAGAAACCTGTTTTAATGATCTAAGTGGTCTGATCAGGTCTGAAGCTGGTGGTCATTTTCACAGCTGAGGTCTGTGCTAAAGGCTTTTGTCTGTACTTGTTATTTACAACCTCTAATGTTTGGAGATTAATAAcgtatctatctgtctgtctctctgtctgtctctctctctgtctgtctctgtctctctctctgtctgtctgtctctctctctgtctgtctctctctctctctctctctgtctgtctgtctgtctgtctgtctctctctctctgtctctctctctgtctgtctctccctctgtctctctgtgtctctctgtctctctctctctctgtctctccctctgtctctctctctgtctgtctctctctctgtctgtctgtctctctctgtctctccctctgtctctctgtgtctctctgtctctctctgtctctccctctgtctctctctctgtctgtctctctctctgtctgtctgtctctctctctctgtctgtctctctctctctgtctctccctctgtctctctgtgtctctctgtctctctctgtctctccctctgtctctctctctgtctgtctctctctctgtctgtctgtctctctctctctgtctgtctctctctctctgtctctccctctgtctctctgtgtctctctgtctctctctctctctgtctctccctctgtctctctctctgtctgtctctctctctgtctgtctgtctctctatctctgtctctctctctctgtctctctctctctgtctgtccgtctgtctctctggacaTTCACAGGCTTTAGAGACGTCAACAGGTTTTAAAACAGGTTGTGCCGAGCAGCTtgaacctgtctgtctgtctctctgtctgtctctctgtgtctctctgtctctctctctctgtctgtctctctctgtctgtccgtccgtctctCTGGACATTCACAGGCTTTAGAGACGTCAACAGGTTTTAAAACAGGTTGTGCCGAGCAGCTTGAACGTTATTTAAGATTCATTTGTGGATGTTGAAGGTGGCTTTGAGACGTTTTGGGCCTTTTTTTGaggtttttggacattttttttttaaattttaagtCAAATAGCAGTTTGATGttgattaataaaacatttgcatgttgAGAATAATTTCAGAGGTGAACATGGCTGCAGATAATGTGTATTTTCAGAATTGATTGATGTCGACAGTTTTTAGAGCTGGTTCATTAAACACATCAAATTAAATTGGAAGGTTTGAGACATGCAGTGGCTGGGAAACATCTTTCAGACTCTACTTCAGAAAAGGTAGCAATAACACCGTGTAGAAGTACTACATTATCAGTGAAGTACAGAGTATTATCAGCTAAATATACTTGATGTATTAAATGTGAAGTACATGATTATGAAGCTGTGATCTTTTAATGTTCGTATCACCTGTCACTTAgttctcttctctcttcagaGGACCATGCAATCATTCCTCGCCTGCCTCCGCCGTTAgagttgtgtgagtgtgtgagagtgtgtgtttgtgagtgagcgagcgagcgagcgagcgatCGTGATCCAGGATGGGATTTGGTCGGGATCTGAGGAATTCCCACGAGGGGTTATTGAAACTGCAGGACTGGGAGTTAAAGGTACGGTTCAGATTGaatgtcatgtttttcatcTGCTACAGCACTCGCCAACAAATCTTCCATGTAACTCACTTCCTGTTAGCTTCCCCACAGCTAACACAGACCCTCTGGTTCACTACGTGGGTCAAACTGGAGGTTGACCGCTTAATTTCTGCCAATTAGATATTTTATTGGTGAAACTTGGCTCCAGTAGTGGTTGATGGCTGTGCAGCATCCACTGTTCCCAAAAGACACAGTTACAGAGTAGctaaaaatgctgatgtttaatgtttatatttcctttttagcagaaccaggatcaggGGGGGCGGCCGTTTGCTtcgggagagagagaaatagaaatgCAATCACAGTATTGACAACTCAAACAGATTTGTAGCTACGTGAACATGTACATGTGCACAGTATACACTCGTCTTTGAACttaatgattaaaatgatgCCCATCTGTGTTGGTCGCCCCCTAGCTGCTGGAGACGGTGAAGCGCTTCATGACATTGCGAGTGAAGAGCGACAAAGAGTACGCCGCTCTGCTGCTCAGCATGACCCAACAAACTGAGAAACAGGAGGCTGCTGATTACGTCAGCACTGTCAGTAAGGTAAGGGGGCTCACCTGTTCTTTTAGTCCCGATGTCTCCGACCTGGTCTCAGTCTCTGGTCCctgtcacacatgcactgcaacCTTGAACTTATTGTAGACATCAAACAGAGCTGGTAATGGTCTAGAGCCTTCACAGAGAGTAAATCCATGTCGTACGACTGACAGCAGAATACAAACTGACGCTAACCGTTCGTCCGTCTGTCgattaaatattaaattcaaAAAGTGCTTCATTGGATTGAAAACATACTTTTACATTGACAAGAAGAAAGACaatagaaagagaaaatatgtgtgtatgtatatgtgcagtatgtgtgtgtatacactcACTGGCgactttattaggtacaccttgctagtgccgggttggacccccttttgccttcagaactgcttTAATCCTTCGCtgcatagattcaacaaggtcctggaaacattcctcagacagtttggtccatattgacgTGACAGCATCacgcagctgctgcagatttgtcggctgcacatccatgatgcgacTCTCctgttccaccacatcccaaaggtgctctgttggattgatatctggtgactgtggggGCCGTTTGAGttcagtgaactcattgtcatgttcaagaaaccgATCTGAGATGATTCAAGCTTCATGACGCGGTGCCTTATTCTGCTGGAAgcagccatcagaagatggaACActggtcataaagggatgggcgtggtcagcaacaatactcgGGTAGGCTGTggcccaaagtgtgccaagaaaatatcccccacactattacacccccaccaccagcctgaaccgttgatacaaggcaggatggatccatgctttcatgttgttgaccctaccatctgactgtcgcagcagaaatcgagactcatcagaccaggcaacgaTTTTCCAATCGTCAGTTGTCCagttttggtgagcctgtgtgaactgtagcctcagtttcctgttcttagctgacaggaggggcacgcggtgtggtcttctgctgctgtagcccgTTTGCCTCAAGGTTGGAcgtgttgtgtgttcagagatgctcttctgcagaCCTCGGTTGTAACAAGTGGTtgtttgagttactgttgcctttctatcagctcgaaccagtctggcccttctcctctgacctctggcatcaacaaggcattttcacccacagaactgccgcccactagatattttctctttttcagaccgttctctgtatgtatgtgcagtatgtgtatatatgtgcagtatgtgcgTAGTATTTGTGCAGTATGTGTAAATATGTGcagtatatgtgtatatatgtgcagtatgtgtatgtatgtgcagtatgtgcgTAGTatttgtgcagtatgtgtgtgtactgcaggCAGCACAGTGCAGACTCAGTGAAGGATCACAGATGCTTTAGTCTTTTCGCTGCTTCTCATTGgtcgagctgctgctgtgttcgCTCCTTGCTGtctttcagcagcagataaGGACGTTTTTCATTGGTTCTGAGTGTTTCTGGCTGTTTGTAATTGGGGGGAAGTCTGTGATGTCCCGGATCAGTCAGCGGGAAGTTTAAAAGTTTCCGCCTCGTTTTGTGGCAGCGGCCGCAGTCTGTCCTCTGTTGGAAGCCATGTTTGTCTGTGGCGGCTCTCGATGGTCGGGCTGTGCTCGCTGAGTCACAGAGTCCAGGGTTTTTAGTTCTGGGTCGGTCCCGGTGGTTCAGGTATTCTGCCgctctgtgttctctgtttaGGACCAGATAATGTTCCACTTCTGTTTTTTGGTTGATTCTTTCAAATGTGTCCaacagttttctgtctgtctactCATAATTTGGTTCAgtctgatgtgtttcctgtctgtgggTTCTGCCTGAGTTTGAGCTGAACCAGGTGGCTGGGGGGGCATCTCTCTGGGTGGGTCTCCCTGTAGGTGGGGGCTTTGCTGTGGAGCGTGTTAGGATCGCTTTCTTTACgatgattttattatttaaatgctCTCTTTTGAATTTTGTTGATTACTTGGAATCGTCCTAattctgctgtctctctctctctctctctctctctgtctctctctctctctgtctgtctctgtgtctctctctctctctctctctctctgtctgtctctctgtctgtctctgtctctctctgtctctctctctctctgtctgtctgtctctctctctgtctctctgtctctctctctctctgtctctctgtctctctctctctctgtctctctctgtctctctctctgtctctctctgtctgtctctctctctctgtctgtctgtctctctctctctctgtctctctctctctctgtctctctgtctctctctctctgtctctctctgtctctctctctgtctctctctctgtctctctctgtctgtctctctctctctgtctgtctgtctctctctgtgtctctctctctctctgtctgtctctctctctctgtctgtctgtctctctctgtgtctctctctctctctgtctctctctctctgtctgtctgtctgtctgtctctcagtcgTGGTCTCAGGTGATTCGTCAGACGGAGGCTTTGGGTCGAGTCATGAGGAGTCACGCTGATGATCTGAACTCTGGTCCTCTGCACCGCCTGGCAACACTGATCCGAGACAAGCAGCAGGTGAAGAAGAGCTACcaaagtcttcatcagcagctggagAGCCACAATCATAAGGTGTGTTGAAGTGAACTTGTCAAATGAAGTTGTTAGTGCGAGTGTCTGCGTTCTGTTAGAGTTGAATTCTTCACTTTCAACTCCATCCAGTGAAATCCTGAAGGCTGTGACTGGGATGTAACTGGGGAAACTGGATATGCTCGTCGTCATAGAAACAGACCATTAGATTGTGATATTTAATGCAGCATGCACAGAGCGGTGATGATCTGCGACCACCTGTAATTTAAGCTTATTGTTTCTTCAGTAACCCCGCTATTGTTGTTCTTTGTTGCTGTCAGGTGACCAGGAGTGACCTGGACAAACTGAAGGCGACATATCGTCAGCTGAGCCGCGACGCCAACAACGCCAAAGAGAAATACAGAGAAGCTCTGGCTAAAGGTTTCAGCTCTCGATTCTTCCGTTTGTCTTTTTACAAGCGCTCCGAAAATACTGaatttaaaactttaaatatgtAATTAAACTGAAGGTTCGTCAGTTAAAATTACATCGAATGTTTCAGGAAGTTCCCAACAAACTGTCTTCAAAGTCTTTGAAAGTTTTCAATTTCTAttagaaaatgttgatttttgaaAGTAATTAAACTGAAAGTTTTGAAGTCCCTgactcctcccctccctctcgtCCACTCACAGGCCGGGAGGCGGAGCGTGCCCGCGAGCGTTATGACAAAGCTACGGCTAAGCTCCACAACCTTCACAACCAGTACGTGTTGGCGGTGTGCGGCGCTCGAACGCAGCAGGACGAACACAGGCGGCGCGCTGCACCTGCGCTGCTCGATGCTCTGCAGAGGATGCAGGAGGATATGACACTTGCCCTGTAAGTCACATGACCACTGAAATGCTAACTGACATGGTAACTGACTCACTGACAGGCTAAGTGACATGCTAACTGATGCTGACATGCTAACTGACACACTAACTGACTCACTGACAGGCTAAGTGACATGCTAAGTGACGCTGACATGCTAACTGACATACTGTCATGCTAGCTGAAACACGCTGTAAgtgtctgctgcagtctgtttcCATGTGAATATCATTATCTGTTGTAcacttgtttctgtttctgttattaCTGTAGTAAAAGTATCCTGGAGGAGTACTGTGAGATCAGTAGTCTGTTGACGGAGGAGATCGTTAAAGTTCATCAGGAGATATCAGCAGCTGTAGAGCAGATCGACCCTCTGGCAGAGTACCAACACTTCATAGACGCCTACAGGTCAGAAAATAACCACTGGCCACACATCTGTATCTCTTTCCTAGTTCACTGGTAAAagcctgtctgtccctctcaggTCTCCAGAGACTCCCGAAGCGAACGTGGAGTTTGACGCGTCTCTGTTAGAGGAGACGGACAACCTGCCGGCCAACGAGATCCTCTGGAACACGCTTACGGCCGACAGCCTGCAGGCCATGTGAGCTACGACCAAATAAAACTGTCACCACTCTGTTTGTTGTAGCCTGTTAAAGGAAGAAGTCCAGATTTAAACAGCACCGTCCAAAACCTTAAGACAGCATCtccaactgtctgtctctgtccgtccCGTTCTGTTGAACGCCATATGTCAGGAATGCTTTGAGGAACTTCCTTCAAACATTTACTTGGACTCGAGGATGTCGGTGTTTTCGTTTTTCAGGTTGTCGTCGGCGACGGAGGAGCTGATGCTGACTCAGCAGAATCTGCGGACAAAGGAGGCATTGGCCGACGACCTCGATAGCAAGATACAGACGAGTCAGCAGAGTACCGAGAGGAAGAGCGAGTGAGTCTGGAGCGGcgaatagaagaagaaaaatctgtctctgtctctctctgtcacccccTCTGCCGCTCCCTtgactctgtctctctcaccctctcagCTGTGTCCTGCTGCTCAGTCAAAAACTGTCCCTCCTGGAGCTTCATCACGCCGTCCAATCACTGCGCGGCTCCGAGGCCCGTCTCGCTTCTCAGAAGGCCCTGCTGGATGCCAAGATGGCCACTGCCTCTCCGCCCCCACCGCCGCCGCCCCCTGCGCTGCCGTACGAGGATGACGCCCGTTCTGTCGGATCGACCGTAAATATTcagttattgattattgatttatcTGTGATCTGGTCTGAGCTACAGACCTCAGATCAGAGGTCTACAGCACACAGTTAACTGTTTTGATGACGCTCACCGacgcgtgtgtgcatgttgtctGTCTTCAGGATAGAACGAAGGAGAGGAGCTCCAGGTTTGACACTCTGCGTCACTCTCTGGCCGGAATGATTCGGTCTCCTAAAGCCATGCTGGGTTCCTCCACCTCGGTGAGattcatctcttcatctctcGTCCGTCTCACCCGTTGAATGAAGTTTCAGCATCGGTACCATTGAATTAGTTCCTGTTAGTTCCTTGTAATAACTCCAGTTCACCGCAGCCCGACAGGCTGCCTCCGAGGTGCATCTATCCAGGTCCATCCATGTGAAGCAAATTTTTCAGTTAATAACTCAGTAATGCGTACAAACACCTGTGTGTTGTCTGTACACTCTGATATCACTCCGTCTTTCCACCAGGTGTGGACGTCCGGGTTCGGCCCTCGATGCGTATGACAGTGCTGATAGCAGCCACTCTACTCAATGAGTGCGTGTCCACCGGGCGCTTACACTGTTCCCAGAGTAACCGTCTCCGTTTCAGAACCGTCTCTCCGCTGAGAATACaagtctatttttgacagacagaaagtcgGGCACAATAagttttcaaaacaaatcattcTGTACCGGCCCCTGATCGAACATTGACAATAAACGctattaaaacagacaaaaatagaaacccatggtagaagcacaaatatcacagaaaatgaccaaatcagacaaatcaaagtcaacaaagcttGGAAGGCAAAATGTTCTGCTTCTCCAACACGACCGGTGGGGACTGGAGATGCATG
The Chelmon rostratus isolate fCheRos1 chromosome 19, fCheRos1.pri, whole genome shotgun sequence DNA segment above includes these coding regions:
- the fer gene encoding tyrosine-protein kinase Fer isoform X2; the encoded protein is MGFGRDLRNSHEGLLKLQDWELKLLETVKRFMTLRVKSDKEYAALLLSMTQQTEKQEAADYVSTVSKSWSQVIRQTEALGRVMRSHADDLNSGPLHRLATLIRDKQQVKKSYQSLHQQLESHNHKVTRSDLDKLKATYRQLSRDANNAKEKYREALAKGREAERARERYDKATAKLHNLHNQYVLAVCGARTQQDEHRRRAAPALLDALQRMQEDMTLALKSILEEYCEISSLLTEEIVKVHQEISAAVEQIDPLAEYQHFIDAYRSPETPEANVEFDASLLEETDNLPANEILWNTLTADSLQAMLSSATEELMLTQQNLRTKEALADDLDSKIQTSQQSTERKSDCVLLLSQKLSLLELHHAVQSLRGSEARLASQKALLDAKMATASPPPPPPPPALPYEDDARSVGSTDRTKERSSRFDTLRHSLAGMIRSPKAMLGSSTSQFFDVIPTSERPLAEQEWYHGAIPRTEAQELLRQQGDFLVRESHGKPGEYVLSVFSDEQRRHFIIQYADSQYRFEGTGFSTIPQLIEHHFSTKQVITKKSGVVLLNPVVKDKKWILNHEDVVLGELLGKGNFGEVFKGTLQRDKTLVAVKTCKEDLPPELKIRFLSEARILKQYDHPNIVKLIGVCTQRQPIYIVMELVPGGDFLSFLRKKKDELKTKQLVRFSVDAAAGMAYLESKNCIHRDLAARNCLVGEGSVLKISDFGMSRQEDDGIYSSSGLKQIPIKWTAPEALNYGRYSSESDVWSYGILLWETFSLGICPYPGMTNQQAREQVEKGYRMACPQRCPDDVYKVMQRCWQYNPEDRPKFSELQRDLAAIKKK
- the fer gene encoding tyrosine-protein kinase Fer isoform X3, whose amino-acid sequence is MGFGRDLRNSHEGLLKLQDWELKLLETVKRFMTLRVKSDKEYAALLLSMTQQTEKQEAADYVSTVSKSWSQVIRQTEALGRVMRSHADDLNSGPLHRLATLIRDKQQVKKSYQSLHQQLESHNHKVTRSDLDKLKATYRQLSRDANNAKEKYREALAKGREAERARERYDKATAKLHNLHNQYVLAVCGARTQQDEHRRRAAPALLDALQRMQEDMTLALKSILEEYCEISSLLTEEIVKVHQEISAAVEQIDPLAEYQHFIDAYRSPETPEANVEFDASLLEETDNLPANEILWNTLTADSLQAMLSSATEELMLTQQNLRTKEALADDLDSKIQTSQQSTERKSDCVLLLSQKLSLLELHHAVQSLRGSEARLASQKALLDAKMATASPPPPPPPPALPYEDDARSVGSTDRTKERSSRFDTLRHSLAGMIRSPKAMLGSSTSFFDVIPTSERPLAEQEWYHGAIPRTEAQELLRQQGDFLVRESHGKPGEYVLSVFSDEQRRHFIIQYADSQYRFEGTGFSTIPQLIEHHFSTKQVITKKSGVVLLNPVVKDKKWILNHEDVVLGELLGKGNFGEVFKGTLQRDKTLVAVKTCKEDLPPELKIRFLSEARILKQYDHPNIVKLIGVCTQRQPIYIVMELVPGGDFLSFLRKKKDELKTKQLVRFSVDAAAGMAYLESKNCIHRDLAARNCLVGEGSVLKISDFGMSRQEDDGIYSSSGLKQIPIKWTAPEALNYGRYSSESDVWSYGILLWETFSLGICPYPGMTNQQAREQVEKGYRMACPQRCPDDVYKVMQRCWQYNPEDRPKFSELQRDLAAIKKK